In one window of Camelus bactrianus isolate YW-2024 breed Bactrian camel chromosome 29, ASM4877302v1, whole genome shotgun sequence DNA:
- the XKR9 gene encoding XK-related protein 9 isoform X2, translating to MLRLFETYLEGCPQLALQLYILLEHEQANFSQYAAIMVSCCAISWSTVDYQIALRKSLPDKNLLNGPCPKLIYLFYKLFTLLSWMLSIVLLLFLNIKIALFLLSFLWFLGILWAFKEDTQFCASQGMELMYRIVVGFILVFTFFNIKGQNTKCPMSCYYIVRVLATLGILIVFWFYPLSIFNSDYFIPISITITLTLLLGIIFLIIYYGTLHPNRSEETKMDEIDGKPVQSDCRMKYFLME from the exons CTGGAAGGCTGCCCACAACTTGCTCTTCAGCTCTACATTCTTCTGGAACATGAGCAAGCAAATTTCTCTCAGT atgcaGCCATCATGGTCTCTTGCTGTGCTATTTCTTGGTCAACTGTTGATTATCAAATAGCTTTAAGAAAATCTTTGCCAGATAAAAATCTCCTTAATGGACCCTGCCCCAAACTCATATATCTCTTTTACAAGTTGTTTACATTATTATCTTGGATGTTGAGCATTGTActtcttttattcttaaatattaagATTGCTTTATTTCTGTTGTCATTTCTTTGGTTTTTAGGCATATTGTGGGCATTTAAAGAGGACACTCAATTTTGTGCTTCCCAGGGTATGGAATTGATGTATAGGATTGTTGTTGGATTCATTCttgtctttacattttttaatattaagggACAGAACACCAAATGTCCCATGTCTTGTTATTATATTGTAAGAGTGTTGGCCACATTGGGGATATTGATTGTGTTCTGGTTTTACCCACTCTCTATTTTTAATTCAGACTATTTTATACCTATCAGCATCACTATAACTCTTACTCTTCTCCTTGGAATTatctttcttattatttattatggGACTTTGCACCCAAACAGAagtgaagaaacaaaaatggatGAAATTGATGGAAAACCAGTTCAAAGCGATTGTAGAATGAAGTATTTCCTAATGGAATAA